The DNA sequence TCGGCGCAAATGTCGCGGGAATGCATCCCTCTGTCTCGCGCGGCTTGAAGAGCCCAAGCAATTTGCAGGGAAGTAAGCGATTGCGGCCGCCCGAGCTTTCGGCCGCGCGCGCGCGCGGCGGACAATCCGGCCCGCGTTCTCTCGCTGATGATCGAACGTTCGAACTCGGCGAGCGCGGCCATCATGTGGAACATCAGTCGGCCGCCAGAGGAGTTGGTGTTGATGTTCTCAGTGAGCGAATGAAAGTTGATCCCGCGCTTGCCGAGCTGATCCATCATCGCAACGAGACCGGATAATGACCGGCCCAAGCGGTCCAAACGCCAGACGACGAGCGTGTCTCCTGGCGCGAGGGACTGCAACGCGGCATCGAGGCCGGCCCGGTCGAAGCTGAGGCCGGATCGCCCTTGATCCGTGTGGATCATGTTGCATCCCATAGCCTCCA is a window from the Methylosinus sp. C49 genome containing:
- a CDS encoding recombinase family protein; the protein is MMIGYARVSTDEQKLDLQLRALEAMGCNMIHTDQGRSGLSFDRAGLDAALQSLAPGDTLVVWRLDRLGRSLSGLVAMMDQLGKRGINFHSLTENINTNSSGGRLMFHMMAALAEFERSIISERTRAGLSAARARGRKLGRPQSLTSLQIAWALQAARDRGMHSRDICAELGVSTRTLRRYLHIAEPKEDAYGDDSS